The Leptospira dzoumogneensis genome segment AACCGGAGTGAAGGATTTTTTGATCTCGAACCAATTCGTTTCCAAGATGATGGCACAGGTTTCCCAAGAACCGGATGTGATGAGAGTTTACGATAGTTTGTTCGATCCGGAAGGAAGTGAGATCTATCTTAAACCTGCATTCTTATATTTCGAGGATTTTCCAAAACGTGTGAACTTTGCAGATTGTATGTTAGCGGCTCAGCAAAGAAAGGAAACCTGCTTTGGAATAAGGATCGTTTCGGAAGAAACGGATGAATCCAAGGGTTACGGCGTATATCTGATCCCGGATAAATTGGAATTTTTTACATTCCACGAATCGGATTCTTTGATCGTTTTATCCGAAGACCAATCTTAGTTTAACGTTTCTTCTTAGGTTTTGCTTTTTTAGGAGAAGGTTTCGCAGCCTTCTTCTTAGAAGTACTTACTTTCTTAGTCGCAGCAGTCTTAGAAGTGGCTTTTTTAGAAGGAGCAGAGGCGACTGTTTCCTTCTTCATATCTTCCTTAGCAGCCGGTTTTTGTTTGATAGGAAGCGGATCCTTCTTCTCTTCCGAAGTAACTAAAGAGCCAAGACATTCTATCCCTAGTGGTCCTAAATATAAATTCAAATGTCCATATTCAGGGATCTCTACATCATCAAAATGGCCGAGAGTAGCGCTTTCCCAAGGACGGACGATACCTTCTCCCTTTGTAAATACTGCTTGTACATTATGAAATTTTGAATAAGTTTCTACAACTTCCTTAACCAACTTGGATCCAGGCATCATTTGCCAGGTGCAAGGGAAGATCGGAGCAAGATAGGCCATATAAGTTCCGTGCATAGGAGATCCTACCACGAAAATTTTCCGGACCCTGTCTCTTCCTTTATAACTTAAACCTGCAGCGATCAGTCCTCCCATCGAGTGGCAGATCAGATAACAGTCTTTGATATTCTTCTCTATTAAGAAATTCTCAAGTATCTTACTTTTTTTACGTATATTTCCGGTTTGGAATCCAAGTGGAACTACATAAACAGGATGCCCTAGAGAGATTAGATGTTTGCGCATCGCAGTCCAAGTCAGACCTCTTCCTAAAAATCCGGAAACGCATACGATCGGGCGTTTGTATCCTTCGGTATGATCCGGGAGTTCTATAAAGATCCCCAGGATATGACAGAAAAAATAATATATATGGTGATAGATCTCGGCTAAATGTTGTACGATTACAGGACGGATATTCCCTTTTTCGGGAAGGTAAGTAAGATGGTCTCTCTTCATTCGGTTTCTGCCGCGGGCGAAAATCCCGCCCTACGGTAGAATCCATTCTCAGCCCCGAGGCGCAAACAGAATTTTATGCCCTTCTGCTCTACGAAATATGGAAGAATGTCATTTTGTTTTAGCCTCATATTCCGCAAAAAAATCGCATAATTCTTTATGAGAATATTGATGATCTGCGTATGTAAATGTGCCTGAATTTTTTATTTCGAACGCTGCTTGTCGGATTAGATGAAAACAAGCTCTAGCGAGACTTCCTCCTATGCTGATCCTTCTGACCCCGAGTGATCTAAGTTCCTCAACAGTAAGTTGGTTATGACTTAAACCCATGACCACATTTAACGGACCATTGATAGAATTTACTAATGTTCCTATCGTTTTAGGATCTCCGATCCCTGGGATAAAAAGGCAATCCGCTCCCGCTTCTCTATAGGAATTACAACGAATGACCGCTTCTTGCATTGCATTCGGATGATTCGTTAGGAATGCATCCGTTCTTGCAGTGAGAGTAAAAGGAACACCACTTTGGTCCCCTGCCTTTCTGATCGCATGGATCCTTTCCGCAGCCAGTTTGATATCTAATAATGGAGAAGACGGATCTCCACTCAGATCTTCTATATTACAGCCAACTACTCCGATCGCAATAGCTTGTTTTACTGTTTCTGCAACTTGAGAAGGTTGGATGCCGTAACCTCCTTCCAAGTCGGCGCTTACAGGAATTCCCACGGAATCCACTATGGATTTTACTTCGGCAAGCATGTCTTCTTTGCTCATGATCTGATGATCGGGAAGACCTGCGGCAAAAGCGATACCTGCACTCGTAGTCCCGATCGCAGAATATCCCGCGCCTGCCAACATGCGAGCGCTTCCCGCGTCCCATGCGTTAGGCATTATAAAGATATCTTTAGAATGTAGGTTACGGAATATTTCGCCTAATCTGTTTTGTGCAGATATCATACTATCCTTGTAATATTAATCTTTTTTAAATTTCAAAGAAGCTGAATTGATACAATATCTTAGCCCGGTCGGTTCAGGACCATCAGGGAATACATGCCCCAAATGTCCTCCACATCTGGCACATAGAACTTCCGTGCGGGTCATTCCATGGCTTGTATCCGTTTCGGATTGGACCGACTTGTCTGCCGCAGGCTTATAAAAAGAAGGCCAGCCGCTTCCGGACTCATACTTAGTATCCGAACTGAATAACTCGGCACCACAAGCGGCACAAAGGTATTTTCCCTTTTCTTTATTGTAATAATATTCTCCGGTAAACGCTCTTTCTGTCCCTTTCTCTCTTATGATCCGATATTGGTCGGAACTCAGGATTTTTTTCCATTCTTCTTCTGATTTCTGGACTTCGTATTTCATCTTACCTCCTTTTTTCTCTTTTGGAGCTCCTATAGATTCGGAACATCCCGACAAAACGATCCCTAATAAATATACAAAACCGATTCCTAACCCGATTTTACTCATGATCCTATCCTCGCCGGATACTTCGGTTTATCGCCGAAAAGGTTACTTATAAAACATAATCGATCCGGATCATAAAGTGCAATCCATATTCCAAACACCTGTTCGGCTACTTCTTCTTTGTTCGTATTACAAACCAAAGTCCATATTCCAAAAATGAAGTATTCGGGTAATACTTGACACAAGCTTAATAAAGCAGTACACCTTAGACCTCTAAGCGACAGGGAGAAAACAAATGATTCAAGGAAATTATTTCCAGGATAATACCGACTTACAAACTCATTTTGATAATCTTATAGATTGGAACGAGATCGTAAAAGCTTACGAAGGCGATTTCCATGATGCAGCCAAATTTAAGCAGACAAACGACGACAGATATGCATATGCACCTTCTAATGTTCAAGAAGCGATAGATTACTACAAATCCACAGTGGACGCATTGGGAGAAATTATGGGAGACTTCGTGGCTCCTCGTAGTAAGGAGATGGATCAAACAGGTTTAAAATACGAAAACGGAAAGGTAACATTCCCAAAAGCACAAGAAGAATGTTATAAAACCTTAAAGGACGCCGGGCTCATGCCTATTTCCATTTCCAGAAAATACGGAGGTTTAGGTCTGCCTGCAACCGTTCAATCCATGATGTGCGAGATTGCAGCCAGAGCGGATGCTGCATTCTGTCTAGCATACGGAAATATTAATATAGTCGAGATCATGGAAAGATACGCTTCCGACGAAATGTGCAACGAATGGCTGCCTCAGATCGCAGCGGGAAAATTCAGCGCTGCGATGGCGTTGACAGAGCCTAATTACGGTTCCGATCTTCCTAATGTGCAGACTAGAGCCGTCCAAGATCCGGACGGAACGTGGAAGATCAACGGAGCAAAACGTTTTATCACTCATGCATGCGGTTATGTGGATTCTCCTTCCGTAATTCTTACATTAGCCAGAACAGGTAGCCCTGAAAGTGGAGCAAGAGGCCTTTCTTTCTTTTTAGTACAAGGCAAGGACGTTCATGTTGCGGGGATAGAACATAAAATGGGATTACATTGTTCTCCTACCTGCGAAGTGGTTTTCGAGAATTCCCCCGGGATACTGATCGGAAAAACGGGTTACGGCCTGGTAAAATATTCCATGGGGATGATGAATGCTGCGAGACTTACTATCGCAACTCAATCTTTAGGGATCGGAACTGCCGCTTATTTCGAAGCGAAAAAATATGCTTCCGAAAGAATACAATTCGGCAAACCGATAGAGAAGATCCCTGCAGTCCGAAAAATTTTGGATAAGATGGAAAGAGAGATTTTAGCTACAAGATGTCTTGTTTCCGAAACAGGAAGAACAATCGATCTCTATCATTGGAAAAAAGAAAGAATGCTTAGGGAAGAAGGTAAGAGCGAGAGAGATGTAAACCAAGACGAAACAATCCGCCGCTGGGAAAAGCTCGCGGACTTATTCACTCCAATGAGTAAATATTATGCTTCCGAAGGTTGTGTTTCTCTTGCATCCGATGCGATCCAAATCCATGGAGGAAGCGGATACACCGAGGATTACGATGTGGCAAGGATCTACAGAGACAGCAGGATCACTACGATCTATGAAGGTACTACTCAATTGCAGATCGTTGCAGCGATCGGCGGAGTGGTTTCCGGAATGGCTGCAAGCGGCCATCTAAGGGCATATGCGGAAGAAGAAATGTCCAAATTTTCTCCTTCTACCGATCTAAGATCTCTTTGGGAAAAGCTGGAGCAAGCAGTCCATTCTTACAAATCGATAGGAGACGGTTTTACGAAAGACGAACTCGCTTTCGAAACCGTAGAGATCGCCGCAAGATTCGTGGCAGGGATGCTCTTAGAAAAATCCTTGAGCCAAGTAGATGGCGATCTGAAAAAGCAGAGAACCAAACATTCACAAGATTATAATATAGATTCCTTAGCAATTGCAGAAGGAAATCTATTACGTCTAGAAAGAGCAAATAAACAAGCCGCAGCGGCGGTTTGAAAATAAGAACGGCCGACGATTGTCGGCCGTTTGTTTATAGTCCGTCCCAAAACTTAGGTTATCGATCGGGCATAATTTCGGGCTTCAAGGGCCTTAGGCCCTTATTCTTCTTTTTTTTCTCCGGGAAGATGAGGGATCTCTCCGATCGCAACTCCCAGAGCGATACGATTCAAAGAATGCTGGTGTAACATTTTACGAAAGTTGATCTCCGCATTTAACATAGCGATCCTGGAAGCGATCGCTTCTATCCGACTATTTCTTCCGGAACGATAGCCGCTTGCCTGGCTTTGAGAAGTTTCCTGAGCGGATACAAACGCTTTTTGATAGATCGCTAATATCTTTTGGGAGTTCTTAAAACTTTCAAAAGCATTACGGATTTCCTGAGTAGCGGTCCTTCTGGTTTGAGAAGCGGTAAGCTTTGCCTGCTTTTTCGCGGAGTCCGCCGCTTTTAGATCCGCCATTTGAGAGAATGGGGTCAAAGGCATTGTGACCTGCAGTTGAGCAGTAACATCCTTGGAATGTGTTTGGCCGGGATAAGGAAGAGAATAATAATTATTTAATGCGATCGTAGGAGCAAAACCCACCCAAGCCTTGTCCTTTTGCGCTTCCGCTACCTTAACACTTTGGTAAGCGGAAAGAACGTCGTATCTTTTTGCTAAATATTCTTCCGGCTCCATACCTGTCGGTATCGGTTCTAATTCCGCCTTAAATCCTGCGACAGAGATCGGTTTTTCATAGCCCACCATAGTCGCTAATGTAATACGCACTTGCTCCAATTGGAATTTCGCATCCGCAAGAACCGCTTCCGCGTTAGAAAGACTAGTTTCCGAATTCAAAAGGTCGGATCTCATGATCCTTCCTACCGCATACATTCTTTTTCTTTCCTGCAAAGAATCTTGGTTTAGGTCATAAGCTTCCTGGGAAATTTTAACACTTTCTTCCAATTGTAAGAAGTTGAAATAGGCCTGAGCGATCTCCAGGTACATTCTACCTGCTTCATGTTTTGCTTCTAACCTTCGTTGCTCCGCTAAATTTTTAGAAGCTCTATAATCTTGGTAAGAAGCAAGTCCTGCAGAGATAGGAATACTAAGTAATAAACGAGAACCCGCTCCCACAGTAGGAGGAAGACTGCTTCCCGAACTGGAAGAAGGTAATAGTGAAAGAGGATCCCCGCTTTGAATTGCCTTATACGTTTTATAATTATCCACTATAGAAGGCTGCTGTGTATGACCGGGAACGGAATAGAACTTGTTGAATACGTAAGAAAGAGTCGGCATAAAACCTGCGAATGCCTTGTCCTTCTGGGCTAATGCCTGCTCTGTTGCTTCGTTCTTTAACGCAATCCTTTCCGTTCTTTCCACTGCCAGAATATAAAGATCATCCAAGCCGAATGTATCCTTAGAGACTGTTTTTTCTACATCCTGGGTGGTGATTCCCGTGATATTTTTTAAACTTTCTTCGACTACTCCGTCCGCGACTTTTACCTCCGGAGTGGAAGCACATTCCCAGAAAAGAACACAGGCAAGAATAGAGAATATTATTTTTTTATAATTCTTAAGAGTATCTACGTACTTCATCTTTCTCATTTTCCATAAGATAATAAGCGGCAGGAACTACCACCAAAGTGATCAATGTGGAAACGATCAAACCGCCTAAAATGGTGATCGCCATCGGGATCCTAGTTTCCGCTCCCGGGCCCAAAGCCAAAGCGGGAGGAATAGCGGCCGCAATCGAAGAGAATGTTGTCATAAGCACCGGCCTCAAACGGACGGGGCACCCGATACGGATCGCATCCGCAATATTCTTCCCTTCACTTCTGACATGATTCACGAATTCCACCAGAAGAATTGAGTTCTTCTTCACAAGTCCCAAAAGTAAGATCAATCCTATAAAGCTGTACATATTGAAGGACTGCCCTGCAATGAAAAGAGCGATTAACGCTCCCGAAAAGCTGAAAGGCATGGAAAGAAGAATGTAAAAAGGCTGCTTCAAACTATTGAACTGGCTCGCTAAGATCATAAATGACATTATGATCCCCAAGATCAAAGCACCGGATAAACTGGACTGCGACTCGGAAGCAGTTTTTGCAGAACCGGTAACTTCTACATGATAACCTTCCGGAAGCATTTCTTTTGCGATACGGATTACTTCATTCGTAGCCCAGGTCTGTCCTTTTTCCTTAGGAGGGTTTCCGAAAATTTTAATGGATCTATCTCGGTTCACTCTTGTGATATTTTTAAGAGTGTTTGTTGCCTGAAGGACCAATACATCTTTCAAACGAACGATCTCTCCGTAAGTGTTTCGGACACCTATGTTCGGAATGATATCCGTGCTTTCACCTTTATCCTTGTCTATCTTGACTCTGACATCGAAACTTCTACCATTCTCGGTAAAACGACTTACGTTACGTCCTCCCATCAAAGGTCCGATCGTATTTCCGATATTCGCCATACTCACACCACGAACTGCGGCAGCTTCTCTATTCGGAAGGATTTTAACCTCAGGTTGCCCGGAAACGTAATCAGTATCAATATCCAAAATCGTTTTAGAAGAATCTAATTTTTCACGGATAGAATCCGAAAGTTTCGCAAGTGTGGCCCAATCCGGTCCGGTCAGAACTAATTCGACGGGATAACCTCTTCCCGCACTAAAACCTCTCTGAGAAAGATCTTGGACCGAGAATTTTGCTTCAGGCACAAGCTCTTTCAGATCTTTCCTGAATTCCATAAACACTTCGGATTGAGTGATCTCTCTTCCTGTTTTTTTGCTCTTAGGACGATTCCCCATATCCTTCATAGTAACGAAAAACATAGCGGTATTGGATTCAGTGCCTCCCATACCTCCTATATTACTCATATATTTTTCTACGATTGGGCGGGAGCTGAGGTAATTCTCCACCTTCTTCATTGCTTCGTCTGTACGAATGATAGAAGAACCGATAGGCATTTTTGCTCGAACGATAAATCTTCCCATATCCTGAGGAGGAATGAACTCCTTCTTCAATAAGAACAAAAAGATAATGGAAAATGCAAAAAATAGAACGGAAGAAACGATCACTGTTCCGGGTTTACGAATTACAAATTCCAAAACTCTACCATAAACTCTTTCGGAGAATTGAAGAAAATTCTCTATGACTGGATCCATTCTTTTGAAGAATGAAAAACGATCCGCAGTGTTCTTTAATTTAGAGAATAGAGTATCCGCAGGTAAGGTAAACGGAGACTTGGATTTTTGTTTTTTCTGAGCCTCTTTACTTTCCCTATAACGAGAAGCTCTCATCGGAGTAAAACTCAACGCTTCAAAAAGAGAAAGTGCGACCGCTACTGAAACGGTAACTCCGAATTCCAAAAAGTAACGGCCGATGATCCCGGACATAAATGCAACCGGAAGAAAGATCGCAATAATTGCGAGTGTCGCGGCTAACGCAGCAAATCTGATCTCTGACGCTCCGTCCAACGAAGCTTGGAACCAGGTTTTACCGGATTCTCTATGCCTGCTGATATTCTCCAGCACCATGATCGCATCGTCCACGACTATACCAGTCGCTAAAGAAAGACCAAGCAATGTGAATGTATTTAATGTAAATCCGGCAAAGTATAGGATCAAAAAAGTTCCCATAACGGAAGTAGGGATCGCAAGAAGAACGTTCCAAGTGCTGCTCCAATTCCCTAAGAACAATCTACATACGATTCCCGTAAGCACCGCAGAAAGGATTAGAGTAAAAACTAATTCATGGACCGAATCCCTGATAAAAGTAGTATTATCATTGGAGACATTCAGTTCGAATCCGGGAGGAAGAGTGGGTCTCAGATCTTCTAACTTCTCCTTTACCAAGTCTCCTACTTCTACGGCGTTTGCACCTTTGATCTTTTTGATCCCGAGACCAACGGCAGAAACTCCGTTAAATCTGGAAATCCTTCTGATCTCATCCAGTCCATCTTCTATCTTAGAAACTTCTCTCAAGCGTACCGGACGGAACATCGCGGCACCACTTCTGGAGTTGATATATATATTAGAAAATTGTTCTACAGTTGGAACGTCTCCCACTGCTCTTAAAGAAACTTCGGAAAGTTTATTTTGTACTCTTCCGGAAGGAACTTCTATATTCTGTTCCGTTAATGTATTGATGATATCATTTACCGTAAGTTCCGCTCTCAAAAGTCGGATCGGATCCAAGAAGACGTTGATCGTGCGATCTACATAACCGCCGAGTATGATCTCACCTACTCCTGGAATTTCCTGGAACTTATCTTTGAGCCTGGTCTTAACGAAAACCATCTTCTCCTGATCGGTTCTATTCGGAGCGGTTAATGCGACCCAGATAATCGGTTGGTCATCCGGATTGGATTTCATGATGATCGCAGGATCCAGATCATCCGGAAGTTTATTACTTACCTGAGCGATCTTAGTTTGGATCTCTTGTACCGCGACGTCCACGTCCCGTTTGAGCTCCAATTCCACAGTGATCGTAGCGGAACCGTCGGTGGATACGGAACGGACTTCTACCACACCTTGGACAGTCATT includes the following:
- a CDS encoding esterase/lipase family protein translates to MKRDHLTYLPEKGNIRPVIVQHLAEIYHHIYYFFCHILGIFIELPDHTEGYKRPIVCVSGFLGRGLTWTAMRKHLISLGHPVYVVPLGFQTGNIRKKSKILENFLIEKNIKDCYLICHSMGGLIAAGLSYKGRDRVRKIFVVGSPMHGTYMAYLAPIFPCTWQMMPGSKLVKEVVETYSKFHNVQAVFTKGEGIVRPWESATLGHFDDVEIPEYGHLNLYLGPLGIECLGSLVTSEEKKDPLPIKQKPAAKEDMKKETVASAPSKKATSKTAATKKVSTSKKKAAKPSPKKAKPKKKR
- a CDS encoding isocitrate lyase/PEP mutase family protein; amino-acid sequence: MISAQNRLGEIFRNLHSKDIFIMPNAWDAGSARMLAGAGYSAIGTTSAGIAFAAGLPDHQIMSKEDMLAEVKSIVDSVGIPVSADLEGGYGIQPSQVAETVKQAIAIGVVGCNIEDLSGDPSSPLLDIKLAAERIHAIRKAGDQSGVPFTLTARTDAFLTNHPNAMQEAVIRCNSYREAGADCLFIPGIGDPKTIGTLVNSINGPLNVVMGLSHNQLTVEELRSLGVRRISIGGSLARACFHLIRQAAFEIKNSGTFTYADHQYSHKELCDFFAEYEAKTK
- the msrB gene encoding peptide-methionine (R)-S-oxide reductase MsrB, translated to MKYEVQKSEEEWKKILSSDQYRIIREKGTERAFTGEYYYNKEKGKYLCAACGAELFSSDTKYESGSGWPSFYKPAADKSVQSETDTSHGMTRTEVLCARCGGHLGHVFPDGPEPTGLRYCINSASLKFKKD
- a CDS encoding acyl-CoA dehydrogenase family protein; the protein is MIQGNYFQDNTDLQTHFDNLIDWNEIVKAYEGDFHDAAKFKQTNDDRYAYAPSNVQEAIDYYKSTVDALGEIMGDFVAPRSKEMDQTGLKYENGKVTFPKAQEECYKTLKDAGLMPISISRKYGGLGLPATVQSMMCEIAARADAAFCLAYGNINIVEIMERYASDEMCNEWLPQIAAGKFSAAMALTEPNYGSDLPNVQTRAVQDPDGTWKINGAKRFITHACGYVDSPSVILTLARTGSPESGARGLSFFLVQGKDVHVAGIEHKMGLHCSPTCEVVFENSPGILIGKTGYGLVKYSMGMMNAARLTIATQSLGIGTAAYFEAKKYASERIQFGKPIEKIPAVRKILDKMEREILATRCLVSETGRTIDLYHWKKERMLREEGKSERDVNQDETIRRWEKLADLFTPMSKYYASEGCVSLASDAIQIHGGSGYTEDYDVARIYRDSRITTIYEGTTQLQIVAAIGGVVSGMAASGHLRAYAEEEMSKFSPSTDLRSLWEKLEQAVHSYKSIGDGFTKDELAFETVEIAARFVAGMLLEKSLSQVDGDLKKQRTKHSQDYNIDSLAIAEGNLLRLERANKQAAAAV
- a CDS encoding TolC family protein, with translation MKYVDTLKNYKKIIFSILACVLFWECASTPEVKVADGVVEESLKNITGITTQDVEKTVSKDTFGLDDLYILAVERTERIALKNEATEQALAQKDKAFAGFMPTLSYVFNKFYSVPGHTQQPSIVDNYKTYKAIQSGDPLSLLPSSSSGSSLPPTVGAGSRLLLSIPISAGLASYQDYRASKNLAEQRRLEAKHEAGRMYLEIAQAYFNFLQLEESVKISQEAYDLNQDSLQERKRMYAVGRIMRSDLLNSETSLSNAEAVLADAKFQLEQVRITLATMVGYEKPISVAGFKAELEPIPTGMEPEEYLAKRYDVLSAYQSVKVAEAQKDKAWVGFAPTIALNNYYSLPYPGQTHSKDVTAQLQVTMPLTPFSQMADLKAADSAKKQAKLTASQTRRTATQEIRNAFESFKNSQKILAIYQKAFVSAQETSQSQASGYRSGRNSRIEAIASRIAMLNAEINFRKMLHQHSLNRIALGVAIGEIPHLPGEKKEE
- a CDS encoding efflux RND transporter permease subunit encodes the protein MMMAAIILLGSIGFSRMGLSQMPDVDFPIVNVTLNLTGANAQVMETDVVDPIEEVLMTVQGVVEVRSVSTDGSATITVELELKRDVDVAVQEIQTKIAQVSNKLPDDLDPAIIMKSNPDDQPIIWVALTAPNRTDQEKMVFVKTRLKDKFQEIPGVGEIILGGYVDRTINVFLDPIRLLRAELTVNDIINTLTEQNIEVPSGRVQNKLSEVSLRAVGDVPTVEQFSNIYINSRSGAAMFRPVRLREVSKIEDGLDEIRRISRFNGVSAVGLGIKKIKGANAVEVGDLVKEKLEDLRPTLPPGFELNVSNDNTTFIRDSVHELVFTLILSAVLTGIVCRLFLGNWSSTWNVLLAIPTSVMGTFLILYFAGFTLNTFTLLGLSLATGIVVDDAIMVLENISRHRESGKTWFQASLDGASEIRFAALAATLAIIAIFLPVAFMSGIIGRYFLEFGVTVSVAVALSLFEALSFTPMRASRYRESKEAQKKQKSKSPFTLPADTLFSKLKNTADRFSFFKRMDPVIENFLQFSERVYGRVLEFVIRKPGTVIVSSVLFFAFSIIFLFLLKKEFIPPQDMGRFIVRAKMPIGSSIIRTDEAMKKVENYLSSRPIVEKYMSNIGGMGGTESNTAMFFVTMKDMGNRPKSKKTGREITQSEVFMEFRKDLKELVPEAKFSVQDLSQRGFSAGRGYPVELVLTGPDWATLAKLSDSIREKLDSSKTILDIDTDYVSGQPEVKILPNREAAAVRGVSMANIGNTIGPLMGGRNVSRFTENGRSFDVRVKIDKDKGESTDIIPNIGVRNTYGEIVRLKDVLVLQATNTLKNITRVNRDRSIKIFGNPPKEKGQTWATNEVIRIAKEMLPEGYHVEVTGSAKTASESQSSLSGALILGIIMSFMILASQFNSLKQPFYILLSMPFSFSGALIALFIAGQSFNMYSFIGLILLLGLVKKNSILLVEFVNHVRSEGKNIADAIRIGCPVRLRPVLMTTFSSIAAAIPPALALGPGAETRIPMAITILGGLIVSTLITLVVVPAAYYLMENEKDEVRRYS